The Alphaproteobacteria bacterium genome has a segment encoding these proteins:
- the mltG gene encoding endolytic transglycosylase MltG yields the protein MTDESADNAEPAAPQPESAHPAAATQSDAPPPRRAGFGRRLGRMIGGLFIVGIIVIPVLFATLIFAPGPLESEKTVVIERGSSTGSIGVQLANAGVIDQPMLFYIAVRLAHPGGLQAGEYKFKASANLSSIIYKLHKGRTEVRTLTIPEGHTVAEIIEQLRDEPTLGGLITQTPPEGSLLPETYRYAYGDGRNEFMQRMRDHMEKTLAELWRMRDPATPLKSPEEALIMASIVEKETGVAPERARVAGVFINRLKRGMPLQSDPTVIYALTRGQKPLDRGLTRADLAFASPYNTYVTPGLPPGPIANPGRAALEATLRPERHNYLYFVADGSGGHAFSETLGGHNDNVANWRKISAAARKKAKP from the coding sequence GTGACCGACGAATCTGCAGATAACGCCGAACCGGCCGCGCCGCAGCCGGAAAGCGCGCACCCCGCCGCCGCAACGCAAAGCGATGCGCCGCCGCCGCGCCGTGCCGGTTTTGGCCGGCGGCTCGGGCGCATGATCGGCGGGCTTTTTATTGTCGGCATCATCGTCATCCCCGTTCTGTTCGCCACGCTCATTTTTGCCCCCGGCCCGCTGGAAAGCGAAAAGACCGTGGTGATCGAACGCGGTTCAAGCACAGGCAGCATCGGCGTACAGCTCGCGAATGCAGGCGTGATCGACCAACCTATGTTGTTCTATATCGCCGTGCGGCTTGCGCACCCGGGCGGGCTGCAGGCAGGGGAATATAAATTCAAGGCAAGCGCCAACCTTTCTTCCATCATCTACAAGCTGCACAAGGGCCGCACGGAAGTGCGCACGCTCACCATCCCCGAAGGCCACACGGTGGCCGAGATTATAGAACAGCTGCGTGACGAACCGACGCTCGGCGGCCTTATCACACAAACGCCGCCGGAAGGTTCGCTGTTGCCTGAAACATACCGCTATGCCTATGGCGACGGGCGCAACGAATTCATGCAGCGCATGCGCGACCACATGGAAAAAACGCTGGCCGAGCTTTGGCGCATGCGCGACCCGGCGACACCGCTTAAATCGCCCGAAGAGGCGCTGATCATGGCCTCGATCGTCGAAAAGGAAACCGGCGTGGCCCCTGAACGCGCGCGCGTGGCCGGCGTGTTCATAAACCGGCTGAAGCGCGGCATGCCGCTGCAATCGGACCCGACCGTGATTTACGCGCTGACACGGGGCCAAAAGCCGCTCGATCGCGGCCTGACGCGCGCCGATCTCGCTTTCGCCTCTCCCTACAATACCTACGTAACGCCAGGCCTGCCGCCCGGCCCCATCGCCAACCCCGGCCGGGCCGCATTGGAAGCGACGCTGCGCCCGGAACGGCACAACTATCTCTATTTCGTGGCGGACGGCAGCGGCGGGCACGCCTTTTCGGAAACGCTGGGCGGACACAACGATAATGTAGCGAACTGGCGCAAGATCAGCGCCGCGGCGCGCAAAAAGGCGAAGCCGTAA
- a CDS encoding DNA polymerase III subunit chi, protein MTEVHFYHLTRNNVEEVLPALLEKTRERGWKAVVMASSPERVESLNRHLWVSGRDSFLPHGSARDGEAALQPIWLTESDERPNGAQVLFLTDGAVSQQQGDYERVCDIFDGENEEAVAAARQRWQECKEKGFTLSYWQQGDNGWAKQAAA, encoded by the coding sequence ATGACCGAGGTGCATTTCTATCATCTGACGCGCAACAACGTTGAAGAGGTTCTGCCCGCCTTGCTGGAAAAAACGCGCGAACGCGGCTGGAAGGCGGTTGTGATGGCGTCTTCCCCGGAACGGGTTGAATCGCTAAACAGGCATTTGTGGGTTTCCGGTCGCGACAGTTTTTTGCCGCACGGCAGCGCCAGGGACGGCGAAGCGGCGCTGCAGCCCATTTGGTTGACGGAAAGCGATGAAAGGCCGAACGGTGCGCAGGTTCTGTTCCTGACCGATGGCGCGGTTTCGCAGCAGCAAGGCGATTACGAGCGCGTATGCGATATCTTTGACGGCGAAAACGAAGAGGCGGTCGCCGCCGCGCGCCAGCGCTGGCAGGAATGCAAGGAAAAGGGCTTCACGCTCAGTTACTGGCAGCAAGGCGATAACGGCTGGGCCAAGCAAGCGGCAGCCTGA